GCGACGTTTCCGAGGTCCTGATGGGCTGCGTGCTGCCGGCCAACCTGGGCCAGGCGCCGGCCCGCCAGGCCGCCATCACGGCCGGCATCCCGCTGTCGGTCGGTGCCACCACGCTGAACAAGGTGTGCGGCTCGGGCATGAAGACCATCATGCTCGGCCATGACCTGATCAAGGCCGGTTCGGCCAAGGTGGTGGTGGCGGGCGGCATGGAATCGATGTCCAACGCCCCGCACATGCTGCCCAATTCGCGCACCGGCAACCGTTTCGGCAACTTCCAGGCGGTGGACCACATGGCCCACGATGGCCTGGTCAATGCCTACGACGGCAAGGCCATGGGTGAGTTCGCCGAATGCGCGGTGGACAAGTACCAGTTCACCCGCGAGGAACAGGACGCCTACGCCATCGAATCGGTGCGGCGTGCGCAGGCCGCGCAGGCCAACGGCGCGTTCGCCGATGAGATCGTTGCGGTGAAGGTGGCCACCCGCAAGGGTGAGGTCGAGTTCGCCAGCGACGAGCAGCCCGGCCGCTCGGACATCGCCAAGATCCCGACCCTGCGCCCGGCCTTCAAGAAGGACGGCAGTGTCACCGCCGCCAGTTCGTCCAGCATTTCCGACGGCGCTGCCGCAGTGGTTTTGCTGGGCGAAGACGATGCAGCGGCGCGCGGCATCACCCCGCTGGCCCGCATTGTCGGCCATGCCACCCATTCGCAGGAGCCGGAGTGGTTCACCACTGCACCGATCGGTGCGATCCACGCACTGCTGGAAAAAACCGGCTGGACCCTGGACCAGGTGGACCTGTTCGAGATCAACGAG
Above is a genomic segment from Stenotrophomonas sp. ESTM1D_MKCIP4_1 containing:
- a CDS encoding thiolase family protein; the protein is MSNIVIAAAKRTAIGSFLGQFNGVPTPTLGAAAIAAALEQSGVPASDVSEVLMGCVLPANLGQAPARQAAITAGIPLSVGATTLNKVCGSGMKTIMLGHDLIKAGSAKVVVAGGMESMSNAPHMLPNSRTGNRFGNFQAVDHMAHDGLVNAYDGKAMGEFAECAVDKYQFTREEQDAYAIESVRRAQAAQANGAFADEIVAVKVATRKGEVEFASDEQPGRSDIAKIPTLRPAFKKDGSVTAASSSSISDGAAAVVLLGEDDAAARGITPLARIVGHATHSQEPEWFTTAPIGAIHALLEKTGWTLDQVDLFEINEAFAVVAMAPMRELGIPHERVNVNGGACALGHPIGASGARLVVTLVNALRTHGGKRGIATLCIGGGEATAIAIELI